The DNA sequence TCATCTCTATATACTATGCTGAATTGTCCTTCCTTCCAGGCTGCCAGGACCTGTGGGGCCCTGAGGGCAACCTGCACCATTCAAAGTTTGTTCTGTGAGGATGCTCCATTTTTCCTCAAGTGATACTCTGCTGGGAGCCAGCTAAGAGTTGTCTTCCTGCTAGTTACTTCATGCTGAGCTAACCAGCTCAAGTGTCTGACACAGACTGGGAGTAGGTTTGAGACAGCTTTGTGTGGAATGAAAGGTTTGAGACAGCTTTGtgtggaatgaaaaggaaagattaagatcaggtgaggagagaggaagagtgagccTAGAAATGGAgcagaatttctctctctctggtagtggtgatagccTGTGATCAATGCTATCTGCCTGGAAGCaagttttttctcctcctttggtATAagataacaatctctctctctctctctctctctctctctctctctctctctctctctctctctctctctctctctctctctctctctctctctctctctctctggtagtggtgatggcctGTGATCAATGCTCTCTGCCTGGAAGCaagttttttctcatcctttggtataagataaacaaaattatcatggtgttTATTAATCTACATTGGTGCGAAGGGAAACTTACACCAGCAACAAGCAACCCAAGAGAGATCTGATGAGGATTACAATTTGTTTAGATTAAAAAACCAACAGTTTACTTGTCcctgctactcctgctgctcACTGTACTGTGGGTGAAGCAAAGGCTGCACCTTCCCCATTCTGCCTTGTATTTGTATGTTATAATTTGTTCCCacagacaatatatatataaatattttcatgtttatattaAATTTAATATAAAAAGATTGTGGTACCCAAGTACTAGCTTAATAAAAAGCACACAAAAATGATAAGTCCCTTTGTGATACAGAAACATTACTGAGGAAAATTTCTGGGAACACTGTTGTAAGGGAAAAAATTATGGTACGGAGAAATGCCAGGAACAATGAAACCACTTGTGATTGATACGTtgataggggaaaaaaatgtgaggtACAAATACAAGGTAGAGCAGGAAGGAGCAGCAGTGGTGCCACTCACAGATCTGATGTCATAGCACCAAGAAGGCAAGCATTGGGTGACAGTAACAAGTCAACTGTCAAAATAGTGGGCAAAAAAGTTACAATCTCCATCAGATTTCTTagactagttgttgttgttgtacatcTCTGCCTTTTGCACCAACATTGATTAATACATGCTATTTGATTATCTTGTctactttatatgggaaaaatcaagaaaaatacaTCCTTCCAGGCAGCAAGCATACAAACAGTGCATATAGATACCACTTCCCCAAAAAGCAAGAATTCTGTAAGATATTTTGTAGAAAGGCTTTATGGAATGCACTATGTTATACAGATCATACTAGCAAGTTTTGAAGGTCATACTAAGTTCCTCATTAGCTGTGATGACAGCCACATCCCCAAGACAATGAGTTGTGTGTTATTGCAAGCAGATCCCCTTAATCCTAGTAGTAACTAACCTCTTCATACCAGCAGGCTCATCACAAGCCTACAGCCATCACTAGCTCACTATCAGGAGccacaacatgaacaacaacaatcagtaataacagtaatacatATAGCAGTAATACATGTACAGTCAAGCTTCAGGAAGCAAGGAGTGAAATGTGATCCAAGCCAATGTAGACattaaagacaaaagaaaaaaatgtctgaaCACAAGACATAGCTTGTTGggtgtaaaataataaataaacaatgggATATCAGCCAGACAACAAATGCACAAAGGGTTTTCTAAAGGGCCATGCCATGCTGCACATGTACTATCAATAATAAATTCCATGCATGGGTAAGGCAGGGCAATGCAGATCTGCCCAGCACTTTCTGCCTCTCCAGAGAATGgacatgagggagggagggagggaggacataATGAAAAAGGGAGCCTATAATGATCTAAGGACAAAGCTACTTACTTGCTCATTCAGCCAGGCCTCCATCTCTTCAAAGTCACTGTCTTTCTGTTGCTGaaaaaacgtacacacacaaaagcaccaCATTAGCAGAGGGatcaaaaaaaacaccaaagtaaCATCTGGCCTTAAAGTGTTAGGGGTTGCAGTGCTAACAGCTGCCTAGTGAGTGTCAGGAGCAAATCTTTAGTTTAAAAAAATTCTAGGGAATTATTAATCTGTGcaaaatgtttgtattttgatGTCAGTAATTCTaatatatttcatctatttaaatTTCAAATTTCAGATCTGTTAACTTACTAGAGGCAACACTGCTTACTACTGCCGTGGTCCATGACATCTACACTGCGCACACACATGCATGTGTGTCTACATACTTACACTACACACGCAGGCAAGGGTTATCATCTAATACTTCCTTCTCACAAAGTCTTGTATCTAAATTGTCAATGTGTTAAAGAGTTCACTTTCCTCAAAGGGCAATACATCTTGCAGCAACACTATTAATATATTAAAAGTCCACCCTAAAACAACACAATGCCTATTTACTTTGGACTGGCTTGAGTATTCAAATGACTGCATAGAACCAAGTGACCTGACAAGGAATCTGTAAACTGCACTGATGTCTGGGACACCAATCCCTCTTTGGTCATGAAGGTGGGCACACCAAGAGGCACCAAGAAGTCACagaaaaaggaacagaagaaaatcTAGAATGACAAACAATTTCAAGAATCACTATTCAATGTGTTACAAAGTGCCATTCAAAAATTAATCCTTAATAAGTGCCATTCAAAAATTATAACAATTAAGGAAATGTCCACTGTCTGATcatgaaagaaacacaaacatgaTAGTGACAAATCATGTAACAGTATTTGGAACACTGAAGCCTCAAACTGTGTCACGGGGAAGATGCAAACATGTGCATCCAAACATTTGGAGCAGGAATCAAGAGCCGTAGGAATCAAGAGCTGTGCTTCTGTGAAATAGTTTTCATAGCGATTTGAAGCCAGGAATAAATTAGTTTTCATAGCGATTTGAAGCCAGGAATAAATTTAAGACGGTTAAGAAAAACTAATCACACTGGAAGTGACATAGTCCAAAAGTTACCTACTTATTATTCATTAcctatgactgtgtgtgtgtgtgtgtgtgtgtaatgtggaTACAACATGAATTGTATAACTGAGCAGACTCACTAATTTTTCTCCAATGAACTTGTGTTGTTTCAGGGCTTCTCTGCTATGAAGATAAAGCACCACTGGTTTTGTCCCTACAAGACTGTTACATTTTGCTACACATAACTGAACTcggcaaaacacaaaaattctaCCTCAGCACTGGTTGAGTTTACAGGCTCCACTACCCTATCAGGTACACAGCACTGAGTCAGAGCAGCATCAGATTAATTGCTGACAGGCACAGAGGCCTGCATGCCATGCCTGGTGGCTGTAGGATCCACTCAATTTACACTGCTGGCAGTTTATTCATGTTCATTTCTCTGCATATTACCTCTGAGAAATGCCATGACAATAACTCAAAGGTACTCTACTTCTGCATTTTGATGctaaagaagaaagattaaatAATTTTCAGTCCTTTCATTCAATAAAAGACTGGAAAACAGACCAAAAGGCACCACTGAGCAATAGGTGTCTTGTCTGAGGTCACCATTCACCAGTGAGACAATGCAGCATAACTTGAGGACTCCAGCAGCACTAAGAAGCACGTGTTACTCAAAGGATGTGAGTAGCCATCATAAAAGCCAATCAGGGCCATCTATGGagttaatgacaaaaaaaacgctaactcttctctttttctccttaccCACAGCGACTCCTGAGCTCCAACACAGCCAAGAACAACAATgccgggaaaaaaataaatcagtcaAATTCCTTAACTtgtcttccattctttcctctcagCTGGAAAGTGtgagtgtatgtttgtgtgtgtgtgtgtgtgtgtgtatgtgtgaaagaTGGACTCATGGAGTGGATGTGTAAGATTCATGCCAAATGGGTACGCTACATTACTAATAATCAACTAGAGGGGAGTTTGGGGAGTGGGATCAGGGAACAGTTACTACTAGTGGAATAAACATAACCATAAGTACACATGTGCAAAACATTGGTGCAGGTGAAATATGACCTCCCGAGGTGGCAAATGATGCAACCTTAATACTGGTATCCATCTGGCTGACTTAACTCACTCTTTCATGTGTTGCCATTCATTATATTTAGAAGTCCCCTCCTCATCTTACTTTATTGTAATCAAATTGCTGTGTCTTCAACTTTAACTCTGATGGCACGTAAGCTAATTTTAACAAAATAACTATTGAGTGCAGCTAAATCATtcataaaatattttctttagtaCTGTCATAAGAGAACTGTCATAAGTACTTAACATTAATCAATGAAGCGTTATATCACAGAAAATGTGCTGTTTAACCAACAAAATATTACTGAGTAAAGAAAAGACCTGGCTTCAGTGAGGGAATCTTTTGTCGAATCAAAGCAAACTTTTATCAATTTCAACAAAACAAACGTAATCATTACATATGCACACATCTCGACTAGCAACTGGATCTAAGTTCATAAAGAGATAATCTATCCCAACCTCCTCCACTGGGTCAGGAGTTGAGACCCAAGCAtgaggaagattcaagagtgatCACACTGTTTATCATCATTCATATCATCAGAGATCAAGTATCATTCCAAAGCACTACAAACATTCACAGCCAAATGCCaatcacagcagcagcacaaagCAAATTATGGATTTCGTAAACTGAACAGGGAATTATATGCTGATGGCAATACCAACGTGAAGGTAAGCGTTCATTTGCCACTATAAAAGAGGAGGTGGTCTAGGCTGCTTAAATGAGAGGGGCATTTAGGATGCCAGGCAAGGGAGAGAGGACAAGTACTCACAGGATTGTGCCGCACCTGGGCCACACGCcccagggaggagggggtggtgtCTGCTTCAGTGTTGTCCTGAtaagtgctgctgctgttggaagGGAGGTAAGGTTAGTCAAATCTATTCCAGATATTAAAGCTTATCTATCAATATCTGATACAGTAAAAGAGTCGGCATTAATTCCTGTCCATACATTCTCTCCTTGCTTGCTCTGATCACTTCAGTCTCCTCAGAAATAAGGACTTAACATTTAATGCAAGCTCCATTTAAAAGGAGCAAAAAATTTTTAATTGACCATCATTCAACAAATACGAAAAAAACGTGTTCcttaatatgaagaaaaaaatgttcaggGAGAAGAAACATTTAGTACAGTTCAAGATGGCAAGTGTCAGGATGCCACATACCTTTAAGATGGAAAGACAAAATTTGTAACACAACTCACAACCTGTACACCCTGTTCAGAACCAAGCTGCAAGATTATACTGTATACTCAAACACTAATGACAGAAACAGCTGGTAGCTCAGGCAAGGAACTTTACACAAGAGTATTTTATTGACAGATCATGCTATCACCTGGTTTTGGTGTTTTCATAAGTGGCTGTCCGGGACTGAGCGAACATGTCAAAGTCTGCATCTTCATTCTTCTTGACCTTCTGAGGAGAAGCACCCACAGCTGAAAGTGAGGACAGATGTCAGAATGCAAAGCTGTGAAAACCTGCAACTCTTCCACTGTGACAGAAAAAACAGGATAAGGTGGTGTGAGGATCCACAACTCAAACAACAAGGATTACTTACAATAGGTGATAGGTGATGATTTACACTACCAAGGAATTACATATCAGCTTAAAAACTCTGCACCACTCAATACATAgtaaatatatatttcttattccATATTTCTTCATCTTGACTCAACCTTTGGCAATATCTAAGAACTCAATTCCAAAGTTACATAAACCTACACATGTTGATAAACACAAATCAACAGGTCATGGTACAATCAACAGAGGATCAGAAACAAAAAATTGGACAGGAGATGCTAGTGTCAAGACTGGCCTGGTGTTATACTGAGGGATGCCAGCTGTGCCGAGGGAGCTTCATCAGCCAGGTCAATGAGGGAGACTTCTGGGGTCTGCTGCTGGGGGGGTGGCACGGCCGGTTGGGTCTGAGGAGGCGTCTTGCTGGGACTGCCGGCGCTCTTAACCTTACTCATGTAACGGTCATACCTGTGGCAAGGGAGAAGTTTGAAGTTGatacaaaacacactagtgCAATGTGAATACAAATACACAACAATGAATACCATCAGACAGATCTGGACATAGAAAAGTGTGAAGATTGAAGTTTAAATATATGAAGGAAATGACAGATGatatataacacaaaaaataaaatacaaatacaaagctCTGGCAAAATGCATGTGAAACAGAACATAATGAAAGTTTTAGACACATGACAAGAAAGACCAAAATGAAAGGGTCAATATATGTTGGAAATGAAGACATATTCACTTCTGATGTTGCAATGTGAAGGAGACAACTCACCTGATGAAGAGGTTGTTGAGGTTGTCATTTATCCTCAGGAGGTCAGCAGTGAGGAGGTCATCGCTGACACGACCCACCAGCTCCACCACCCGCTGCTGCATGGCACGGCAGGTGGCATGCAGCTCCTGTAATACACGCACACCTGTATTTACCTGCTACCTGCCGTACACAGACATAagaggtagatgaatggaacagactcagaaaaagaagataagacatATTTATTGATGGaaatgatgggtggaaataggtaggtatgtttcacacagggactgccacatgtaggcctgatggctacTTGCAGCTCCCTTTACTTTTCTGTCCTTGTGCTCTTATATGTTGGGATGAgctgcaggtggtggtgtgtgcaaCGAAGATCCACAACTTGACTAAGGATTTCAATTTCAAATGTTTCAGTGTCACTTGAACTTTTAATGTGCTATGGTGGAAGTCCTGGTTTGCAATGGTGCTTTTATAATTCTAGTAGAGGTGTGTGCAAGGAACATCCACAATTTAAAGACTAAGGACTTGAATTTCAAATGTTTCAGTGTGTTACTTCAACTTTTTTTAATATGCCTTTATGGAAGTTCTGGTTTTAAAAGGGTTCTTTTGCAAGGATACTTTGATCATCCTATTATCTAGTGgttcaacaaggattctgccCCACCAGCAAGAAAGAACATCCCATGAAAACTCAACTGACCATATCTGTGGCCTATGAAAACAGTCCTAATAAGAGCCCACAAAACCCTTCAAAATACAGGCTTAAGCTGGATAAAAACAGATATGAACATGGGACAAATCAGTtgcaagagggagatttcaagacacttaacatTTTTtgatgatccttttgacctttcttttgagaCTGGCATTCTCAGTGCCCCTTACCAGtgctctctcttacataaaaaaaacaagtatgaCTCCAATTCAGTATACAATACCAAAgcaaacacacatgcacacacacacctggagcaGCTGTAGGTCCTCCTGATGCTCCTTTCCTGGACTCAACTCAGTCAGCATCTCTGCCAACACCTTTGCATTGGACTCTACCACATCCAGCTCACTGTGCAGTTTGGCCCGTTGCTCAGCAGTCAGTGTGGTGGGGGCAGCAGGGGAGGTGGGGGCAGGGGGAGCAGGGTGGTGGGGGGCCTGGCGACGTGGTGAGGTGGCCATCATGCCCCCACCAGTGCCAGAGGTGGGTGGACGGGTGATGGTGCGTGGCTCTGGGGCTCCTGAGGTCTGtgttaaagagaaagagggggaaggtgCTCTTATGTTCATATTCTCAAATGTTACAGTGTCTTAAATAGTTTTAGCAAATTCTAGTGAAAGGTAAGAGTTTTTAAGAGTGTCTTATGTTGAAGAAAGAGATGCTCATATGTCCATTCTCAAAAGTATCAGTGTCTTATCTCAACCAGCTTTAGCAGACTCTTAGCAGGTTACAGTAAAGGTTATAAGAGTTTGTAAGAGTGTTGTCATGTGTTAGAGAAGATTTATGTCcatattttcaagtgtttcagTGTCTTGTTTAAATTACTCTTAGGAGGTAATGGTGAAAGTTGTAGGGTTTTAAGTGCTGTCATGACTGTAATGATAGTTCAAcatggattctgcatcattaataagaagaaaaacattgtGAGAAGCCAATTAACCTTCCCTattctctatggcctttgaaaaaattGTCCTAATAAAGCTAAAAAGGCATCTAAGAATataagctttaataataaaagCATCTAAAAATATAagccttaataataataaagactcAAAACTTGTGCTTCTCAATACTTCAAAATTTTGGCAACGTCTCTAAAGTTCCACTATCACATTAGCCTTCACAGGATATGAGGAGCAGAGCAACATACCCTCTGAGGAGTGATGATTGGTGCCATGGTGTCAAGGTTGGTGGCTGGGAACTCCACTCCCTTATGCTTCAACTCAGCATACACCTAAAACACACGAACACTTGTAATATTCATATACACTCATGACACAATGCCAAATATTTTCCATGCCTGTAAGCTGTCTTCATAACTCTGCATTCCCTCCAAACACACTGCAGCACACTCATGTATCTTGAACACagaggaaaaattatatgaTACCTGCTAATTCATCTGAGTAAGTGTAGGAAATCTTTTCAACCAATAACCATCCTACAGGCGATAAAAAGCTTGAATTATTCCCTACAGGCACTAAGAAACTTGAATTATTCCATCACTCGTTTTGCTGTCAGTAGTGTACTTCAAAATCATACTCTTAATCTGTATTGCAACATTTCACTAAACTTGACATGAACCAAACACAATCAAATAGTTAAAAAGtctgcaataacaataacaagcatgagacaggcagacagacagacacagagagagagagagagagagagagagagagagagagagagagagagagagagagagagagagagagagagagagagagagagagagagagagagagagagagagagagagagagagagagagagagagagagagagagagagagagagagagagagagagagagagagagagagagagagagagagagagagagaaacttacctGACTCACACCTGACAGCTCTGGTTGGTGTCTGAAGGCATCTGCCCAAGCCTGGATGAGGGACAGGACCTTCTCCTGTACAGACGGTGGTGGTTCATTCTTGGGACCTGGCGGTGGAGGAAGGCACCGGGGTGAgatgagaagagatgagaagttGTATGTTGCAGTGTAAGAAGgttaagagaaggaagtaaaacagaaagattagaagaaaatgaaagatggtTGATGCATTGTGAAAGGGGAAAGTCAATGAAATGAAGCTGGGATGAGATGAGAAATGGTGAGGATAGCAGTATGACAGTGTTATGAGAATTCAGGTAAgttagtgaaaaaaagaaaagaaaacatggctAATGAGTTGTCAAAGGTGAAAGTCAAAGGAATGCAGCAGGATTAGGAGTGAGAAGTGAAAGGGTACAAGGTGTTCTGGGTTGCAAGGTAGGGGTGCACATGGAGTAACAGGCAAAAACTAGGTGGGTGGGGTTACATGGCTGGCAAGGCAGGGAAGTAGATGGAAAGGAGGCACAGTAAAGGAAGGGGAGTGGCAAGGTTGCATTCAGGGAGGGCGTGATATTGTAAAATATGTATGTCGACATTGATCCTCACATGTGAGCTTGCCACTTCTTTCCTTGACAAATGAGAGAATTCTTTCCTTGACAAACAAAAGAGAATAGgtgtttaattttgtcttttcttggcTACACAACTACTTAAATGACTTCAGTATAAAAATAAGTGCTAAAAATTTTGTgtggttatgaaaaaaaatgtcaagctGTGAAAGGACAAAGAAGACAGTGAGCCCCACCAAGACAGTGAACCCCAGTGCCCAAGACAGGATGCCACGTACCAATCAGCTTGACTAGCTCCTGAACAAAGTCCTTGCTGCAGGCATGGACGTGGAACCTCTTGCCACAGTTCTTTACACAAGCCTCTAACACCTgtaggaggagggacagggaagAAGAAGCTGTTTACTGAAGCTGGCTACTTTTGCTGTCACTCCGGCAAACCACAAGTTCCATAATGGTTTATTGGCAGATTTGCATTCACACCAATATTTAGGCAAAGTTGCTGTTTTACGAAAATACTCCTGCAAAAAGCAAAGCTGTCCACAAACTTACCCTTGATTTCTGTGGTAAAATTGGTCAAATATTTAATCATTATAACATTTAAAACACTTTGCTATGAATATATATCTTATGCATTTCATTCAATACAAACTTGAATTTCCAATATTCATAAAGACGGTACACTCCCGACAACCTGGCATGAGTACGTACAGTGAGGGTGTACATAACCACAGTGTAGTTCTTGGGCTGTGTTGTGAGCCTCTTCCTGATGGCCTTGATGGCATCACGTGGGCCATCCTCAGACTCATTCACCAGGTCACACACTTCTAGATTCAGTCCCCAGTCCTCAGAGGGAAGGGTCTCAGCTGTGGCCTGCTCTGAGGGCAAAGAGAGGGCAATCAATATCATAATTTCTTTCCAATGGAGTAATGAAGGGAATAGAACGTACAGGGGATGTGTTAAGAGACACAGAATCCCATCCTATTTTGGTGAGGCACAAACTTGTTACAAGACTAAGGTCAGTAGGGTGCTTCGTTTTGtcgaaagaaaacaagatactAGGAAACATTTGGAGTGAGAAGATGGGAAAAACCAACAAAAAGAAGTAACAAACCAGTAAAACCAGTCACCATTTGTTGGAGAGGAGCAAGAACAGAACAAACTTTTTGGTAGATGATGTGAGAAATTTGTACCTGTTTCTGAGATGGACAGATAAACATGTTCCTAttcttataataaaaaaaataacaccaccTAGTCTTTTGATCAATAAAAATGCCACACACTGCAAACATTCATTccatcaaccaccaccaacacacaaaaaactggTCTGATTTTAAACACACAGATGTCACACTCAGTCCTTAAATCTGCCACCTCTCCCCAGCAACCAGACACCCAAAAAACCCACCTATTTTCTGGGATACAACTGTAGGAGCCATTATAGTATTTgttgtgatggtagtagtagtagtagtagtagtagtagtagtagtagtagtagtagtagtagtagtagtagtagtagtagtagtagtagtagtagtatagtagtagcagcagcagcagcagcagtagataAAACTGTAGGTGATTCTCTTACACACTGCTGAGTCAGACTGGCACTTAtcacccagtgtgtgtgtgtgtgtgtgtgtgtgtgtgtgtgtgtgtgtgtgtgtgtgtgtgtgtgtgtgtgtgtgtgtgtgtgtgtgtgtgtgtgtgtgtgtgtgtgtgtgtgtgtgtgtgtgtgtgtccttcaagTGTGTAAAAATGTTCTGCTCCAC is a window from the Scylla paramamosain isolate STU-SP2022 chromosome 26, ASM3559412v1, whole genome shotgun sequence genome containing:
- the LOC135113689 gene encoding TOM1-like protein 2 isoform X10; amino-acid sequence: MSEWNGKASGDLGDEGGAMASRNQLTSWRRAMTQQGSKMSFFGGNVFATPVGQKIEQATAETLPSEDWGLNLEVCDLVNESEDGPRDAIKAIRKRLTTQPKNYTVVMYTLTVLEACVKNCGKRFHVHACSKDFVQELVKLIGPKNEPPPSVQEKVLSLIQAWADAFRHQPELSGVSQVYAELKHKGVEFPATNLDTMAPIITPQRTSGAPEPRTITRPPTSGTGGGMMATSPRRQAPHHPAPPAPTSPAAPTTLTAEQRAKLHSELDVVESNAKVLAEMLTELSPGKEHQEDLQLLQELHATCRAMQQRVVELVGRVSDDLLTADLLRINDNLNNLFIRYDRYMSKVKSAGSPSKTPPQTQPAVPPPQQQTPEVSLIDLADEAPSAQLASLSITPAVGASPQKVKKNEDADFDMFAQSRTATYENTKTSSTYQDNTEADTTPSSLGRVAQVRHNPPVPAPREETISSSEFDRFLEERAAAADSLPTITAATGSSGPRQRTLARDDKDTNQMFAL
- the LOC135113689 gene encoding TOM1-like protein 2 isoform X8 — protein: MSEWNGKASGDLGDEGGAMASRNQLTSWRRAMTQQGSKMSFFGGNVFATPVGQKIEQATAETLPSEDWGLNLEVCDLVNESEDGPRDAIKAIRKRLTTQPKNYTVVMYTLTVLEACVKNCGKRFHVHACSKDFVQELVKLIGPKNEPPPSVQEKVLSLIQAWADAFRHQPELSGVSQVYAELKHKGVEFPATNLDTMAPIITPQRTSGAPEPRTITRPPTSGTGGGMMATSPRRQAPHHPAPPAPTSPAAPTTLTAEQRAKLHSELDVVESNAKVLAEMLTELSPGKEHQEDLQLLQELHATCRAMQQRVVELVGRVSDDLLTADLLRINDNLNNLFIRYDRYMSKVKSAGSPSKTPPQTQPAVPPPQQQTPEVSLIDLADEAPSAQLASLSITPAVGASPQKVKKNEDADFDMFAQSRTATYENTKTSSSTYQDNTEADTTPSSLGRVAQVRHNPPVPAPREETISSSEFDRFLEERAAAADSLPTITAATGSSGPRQRTLARDDKDTNQMFAL
- the LOC135113689 gene encoding TOM1-like protein 2 isoform X11 → MASRNQLTSWRRAMTQQGSKMSFFGGNVFATPVGQKIEQATAETLPSEDWGLNLEVCDLVNESEDGPRDAIKAIRKRLTTQPKNYTVVMYTLTVLEACVKNCGKRFHVHACSKDFVQELVKLIGPKNEPPPSVQEKVLSLIQAWADAFRHQPELSGVSQVYAELKHKGVEFPATNLDTMAPIITPQRTSGAPEPRTITRPPTSGTGGGMMATSPRRQAPHHPAPPAPTSPAAPTTLTAEQRAKLHSELDVVESNAKVLAEMLTELSPGKEHQEDLQLLQELHATCRAMQQRVVELVGRVSDDLLTADLLRINDNLNNLFIRYDRYMSKVKSAGSPSKTPPQTQPAVPPPQQQTPEVSLIDLADEAPSAQLASLSITPAVGASPQKVKKNEDADFDMFAQSRTATYENTKTSSSTYQDNTEADTTPSSLGRVAQVRHNPPVPAPREETISSSEFDRFLEERAAAADSLPTITAATGSSGPRQRTLARDDKDTNQMFAL
- the LOC135113689 gene encoding TOM1-like protein 2 isoform X4; amino-acid sequence: MAPTVVSQKIEQATAETLPSEDWGLNLEVCDLVNESEDGPRDAIKAIRKRLTTQPKNYTVVMYTLTVLEACVKNCGKRFHVHACSKDFVQELVKLIGPKNEPPPSVQEKVLSLIQAWADAFRHQPELSGVSQVYAELKHKGVEFPATNLDTMAPIITPQRTSGAPEPRTITRPPTSGTGGGMMATSPRRQAPHHPAPPAPTSPAAPTTLTAEQRAKLHSELDVVESNAKVLAEMLTELSPGKEHQEDLQLLQELHATCRAMQQRVVELVGRVSDDLLTADLLRINDNLNNLFIRYDRYMSKVKSAGSPSKTPPQTQPAVPPPQQQTPEVSLIDLADEAPSAQLASLSITPAVGASPQKVKKNEDADFDMFAQSRTATYENTKTSSTYQDNTEADTTPSSLGRVAQVRHNPPVPAPREETISSSEFDRFLEERAAAADSLPTITAATGSSGPRQRTLARDDKDTNQMFAL